A region of Triplophysa dalaica isolate WHDGS20190420 chromosome 18, ASM1584641v1, whole genome shotgun sequence DNA encodes the following proteins:
- the rorca gene encoding RAR-related orphan receptor C a isoform X2: protein MRAQIEVIPCKICGDKSSGIHYGVITCEGCKGFFRRSQQNNAMYSCSRQRNCLIDRTNRNRCQHCRLQKCLALGMSRDAVKFGRMSKKQRDSLYAEVQKHQQSQERAGILGGTVPSHTDEETGDNNSSHARAYSRGSSTTLSDLDDITMLPDGLLFDLPITPEGAGDCCSLELLGGSGGSSSSSQSSPEPNRQEFTDTPHIKHEYVSGLFTRSLLNPPEGCSMLEIERMTQNVVKSHIETSQYSPEELKRCAWNLYTPEEIRTYQNKSTEILWQQCAVHLTNAIQYVVEFAKRMSGFMDLCQNDQIVLLKAGCLDVLLIRMSRAYNPINNTLMFDGKHASPQLFKSLGCDDLVNAVFEMAKTLNRLQLSEEEMGLFSATVLLSPDRPWLTDSQKVQKLQEKLYVALQHCLHKSGAPEENLAKMVSRLPMMKSICNLHIDKLEFFRLLHPETAYGFPALYREVFCSEITFPDSTEG from the exons ATGAGAG CTCAAATCGAGGTTATCCCATGCAAGATTTGTGGGGACAAGTCGTCGGGCATCCATTATGGAGTGATCACTTGTGAGGGTTGCAAG GGCTTCTTCCGTCGAAGTCAGCAGAACAATGCTATGTACTCTTGCTCCAGGCAGAGGAACTGCCTTATTGACCGAACCAATCGCAACCGCTGCCAGCACTGCCGCCTGCAGAAATGTCTGGCGCTGGGAATGAGTCGCGATG CCGTAAAGTTTGGCCGCATGTCCAAAAAGCAGCGCGACAGCCTATACGCCGAGGTTCAAAAGCACCAGCAGTCCCAGGAGCGGGCAGGGATTCTAGGTGGCACTGTACCCAGCCACACTGATGAGGAGACCGGAGACAACAACAGCAGCCACGCCCGGGCTTACAGCCGGGGCTCCAGCACCACCCTTAGTGACCTGGATGACATCACCATGCTACCGGACGGCCTGCTGTTCGATCTGCCGATCACGCCAGAGGGAGCCGGCGACTGCTGCAGCCTGGAGCTGTTAGGGGGCAGCGGAGGAAGCAGTTCATCCTCCCAGAGTTCGCCTGAGCCAAACAGACAGGAGTTCACAGACACGCCACACATCAAACATGAGTACGTGTCTGGACTCTTCACACGCTCGCTGCTTAATCCACCTGAAGGCTGTTCCATGCTGGAAATTG AACGCATGACACAGAACGTAGTCAAATCGCACATTGAGACGAGTCAGTACAGCCCTGAGGAACTGAAGAGGTGTGCATGGAACCTCTACACCCCTGAGGAGATACGCACCTACCAAAACAAG tcCACAGAAATTCTGTGGCAGCAGTGTGCTGTGCACCTCACCAACGCCATCCAGTACGTGGTGGAGTTTGCCAAGCGTATGTCTGGCTTCATGGACCTTTGTCAAAATGACCAGATTGTTCTTCTCAAAGCAG GCTGCTTGGACGTGCTGTTGATCCGAATGTCTCGGGCCTACAACCCCATCAATAACACGCTGATGTTTGATGGAAAGCACGCAAGCCCTCAGCTCTTTAAATCGCTCG GTTGTGATGATCTGGTAAATGCTGTGTTTGAAATGGCTAAAACTCTAAATCGGCTGCAGCTGTCTGAAGAGGAGATGGGACTATTTTCTGCCACTGTACTTCTATCTCCAG ACCGACCTTGGCTGACAGATAGCCAGAAGGTACAGAAACTTCAGGAGAAGTTGTATGTTGCATTGCAACACTGTCTTCATAAAAGTGGTGCCCCGGAGGAGAATCTGGCGAAG ATGGTGTCCAGATTGCCTATGATGAAGTCGATTTGCAACCTTCACATTGATAAACTGGAGTTTTTCCGTCTCCTTCATCCAGAAACGGCCTACGGTTTTCCTGCTCTCTACAGAGAGGTTTTCTGCAGCGAGATCACCTTTCCAGACTCCACTGAGGGCTAA
- the rorca gene encoding RAR-related orphan receptor C a isoform X1 translates to MFYFFVSLLAQIEVIPCKICGDKSSGIHYGVITCEGCKGFFRRSQQNNAMYSCSRQRNCLIDRTNRNRCQHCRLQKCLALGMSRDAVKFGRMSKKQRDSLYAEVQKHQQSQERAGILGGTVPSHTDEETGDNNSSHARAYSRGSSTTLSDLDDITMLPDGLLFDLPITPEGAGDCCSLELLGGSGGSSSSSQSSPEPNRQEFTDTPHIKHEYVSGLFTRSLLNPPEGCSMLEIERMTQNVVKSHIETSQYSPEELKRCAWNLYTPEEIRTYQNKSTEILWQQCAVHLTNAIQYVVEFAKRMSGFMDLCQNDQIVLLKAGCLDVLLIRMSRAYNPINNTLMFDGKHASPQLFKSLGCDDLVNAVFEMAKTLNRLQLSEEEMGLFSATVLLSPDRPWLTDSQKVQKLQEKLYVALQHCLHKSGAPEENLAKMVSRLPMMKSICNLHIDKLEFFRLLHPETAYGFPALYREVFCSEITFPDSTEG, encoded by the exons atgttttatttctttgtttctctcttaGCTCAAATCGAGGTTATCCCATGCAAGATTTGTGGGGACAAGTCGTCGGGCATCCATTATGGAGTGATCACTTGTGAGGGTTGCAAG GGCTTCTTCCGTCGAAGTCAGCAGAACAATGCTATGTACTCTTGCTCCAGGCAGAGGAACTGCCTTATTGACCGAACCAATCGCAACCGCTGCCAGCACTGCCGCCTGCAGAAATGTCTGGCGCTGGGAATGAGTCGCGATG CCGTAAAGTTTGGCCGCATGTCCAAAAAGCAGCGCGACAGCCTATACGCCGAGGTTCAAAAGCACCAGCAGTCCCAGGAGCGGGCAGGGATTCTAGGTGGCACTGTACCCAGCCACACTGATGAGGAGACCGGAGACAACAACAGCAGCCACGCCCGGGCTTACAGCCGGGGCTCCAGCACCACCCTTAGTGACCTGGATGACATCACCATGCTACCGGACGGCCTGCTGTTCGATCTGCCGATCACGCCAGAGGGAGCCGGCGACTGCTGCAGCCTGGAGCTGTTAGGGGGCAGCGGAGGAAGCAGTTCATCCTCCCAGAGTTCGCCTGAGCCAAACAGACAGGAGTTCACAGACACGCCACACATCAAACATGAGTACGTGTCTGGACTCTTCACACGCTCGCTGCTTAATCCACCTGAAGGCTGTTCCATGCTGGAAATTG AACGCATGACACAGAACGTAGTCAAATCGCACATTGAGACGAGTCAGTACAGCCCTGAGGAACTGAAGAGGTGTGCATGGAACCTCTACACCCCTGAGGAGATACGCACCTACCAAAACAAG tcCACAGAAATTCTGTGGCAGCAGTGTGCTGTGCACCTCACCAACGCCATCCAGTACGTGGTGGAGTTTGCCAAGCGTATGTCTGGCTTCATGGACCTTTGTCAAAATGACCAGATTGTTCTTCTCAAAGCAG GCTGCTTGGACGTGCTGTTGATCCGAATGTCTCGGGCCTACAACCCCATCAATAACACGCTGATGTTTGATGGAAAGCACGCAAGCCCTCAGCTCTTTAAATCGCTCG GTTGTGATGATCTGGTAAATGCTGTGTTTGAAATGGCTAAAACTCTAAATCGGCTGCAGCTGTCTGAAGAGGAGATGGGACTATTTTCTGCCACTGTACTTCTATCTCCAG ACCGACCTTGGCTGACAGATAGCCAGAAGGTACAGAAACTTCAGGAGAAGTTGTATGTTGCATTGCAACACTGTCTTCATAAAAGTGGTGCCCCGGAGGAGAATCTGGCGAAG ATGGTGTCCAGATTGCCTATGATGAAGTCGATTTGCAACCTTCACATTGATAAACTGGAGTTTTTCCGTCTCCTTCATCCAGAAACGGCCTACGGTTTTCCTGCTCTCTACAGAGAGGTTTTCTGCAGCGAGATCACCTTTCCAGACTCCACTGAGGGCTAA
- the rorca gene encoding RAR-related orphan receptor C a isoform X3, producing MYSCSRQRNCLIDRTNRNRCQHCRLQKCLALGMSRDAVKFGRMSKKQRDSLYAEVQKHQQSQERAGILGGTVPSHTDEETGDNNSSHARAYSRGSSTTLSDLDDITMLPDGLLFDLPITPEGAGDCCSLELLGGSGGSSSSSQSSPEPNRQEFTDTPHIKHEYVSGLFTRSLLNPPEGCSMLEIERMTQNVVKSHIETSQYSPEELKRCAWNLYTPEEIRTYQNKSTEILWQQCAVHLTNAIQYVVEFAKRMSGFMDLCQNDQIVLLKAGCLDVLLIRMSRAYNPINNTLMFDGKHASPQLFKSLGCDDLVNAVFEMAKTLNRLQLSEEEMGLFSATVLLSPDRPWLTDSQKVQKLQEKLYVALQHCLHKSGAPEENLAKMVSRLPMMKSICNLHIDKLEFFRLLHPETAYGFPALYREVFCSEITFPDSTEG from the exons ATGTACTCTTGCTCCAGGCAGAGGAACTGCCTTATTGACCGAACCAATCGCAACCGCTGCCAGCACTGCCGCCTGCAGAAATGTCTGGCGCTGGGAATGAGTCGCGATG CCGTAAAGTTTGGCCGCATGTCCAAAAAGCAGCGCGACAGCCTATACGCCGAGGTTCAAAAGCACCAGCAGTCCCAGGAGCGGGCAGGGATTCTAGGTGGCACTGTACCCAGCCACACTGATGAGGAGACCGGAGACAACAACAGCAGCCACGCCCGGGCTTACAGCCGGGGCTCCAGCACCACCCTTAGTGACCTGGATGACATCACCATGCTACCGGACGGCCTGCTGTTCGATCTGCCGATCACGCCAGAGGGAGCCGGCGACTGCTGCAGCCTGGAGCTGTTAGGGGGCAGCGGAGGAAGCAGTTCATCCTCCCAGAGTTCGCCTGAGCCAAACAGACAGGAGTTCACAGACACGCCACACATCAAACATGAGTACGTGTCTGGACTCTTCACACGCTCGCTGCTTAATCCACCTGAAGGCTGTTCCATGCTGGAAATTG AACGCATGACACAGAACGTAGTCAAATCGCACATTGAGACGAGTCAGTACAGCCCTGAGGAACTGAAGAGGTGTGCATGGAACCTCTACACCCCTGAGGAGATACGCACCTACCAAAACAAG tcCACAGAAATTCTGTGGCAGCAGTGTGCTGTGCACCTCACCAACGCCATCCAGTACGTGGTGGAGTTTGCCAAGCGTATGTCTGGCTTCATGGACCTTTGTCAAAATGACCAGATTGTTCTTCTCAAAGCAG GCTGCTTGGACGTGCTGTTGATCCGAATGTCTCGGGCCTACAACCCCATCAATAACACGCTGATGTTTGATGGAAAGCACGCAAGCCCTCAGCTCTTTAAATCGCTCG GTTGTGATGATCTGGTAAATGCTGTGTTTGAAATGGCTAAAACTCTAAATCGGCTGCAGCTGTCTGAAGAGGAGATGGGACTATTTTCTGCCACTGTACTTCTATCTCCAG ACCGACCTTGGCTGACAGATAGCCAGAAGGTACAGAAACTTCAGGAGAAGTTGTATGTTGCATTGCAACACTGTCTTCATAAAAGTGGTGCCCCGGAGGAGAATCTGGCGAAG ATGGTGTCCAGATTGCCTATGATGAAGTCGATTTGCAACCTTCACATTGATAAACTGGAGTTTTTCCGTCTCCTTCATCCAGAAACGGCCTACGGTTTTCCTGCTCTCTACAGAGAGGTTTTCTGCAGCGAGATCACCTTTCCAGACTCCACTGAGGGCTAA